The genomic window TTGCATTGGTGTTTCCTTGCGTACTCGTTTACTCGGGTTTTTTCTCCTGCGCTGGTGGTTGTGTATCTTGTAGCCAACGCTCCCTTTGCTGGAATGAATCGCGCAGGCTCTTTTCGATCGGTTGATTCCCGTCGGTCAGAGACCGATACGGGTCTTTGCGGAGGGCATCGCCTATTTGCTGGTTGAACTGTTCGGGAGTCACACCGCTGAGGTTGCGAAGGGCGGCCGATAGCGCTAGGAAGCCCTGCGGGCTAATCTTGCTTTGGACAATAGCAACGGATGGCCGGTGATGCTTGGTTTCCAAAAGATAGTTGAGTCCCGGATAGGTCTCGTTCGGGTTGGCTCCCGGCATCTGCTCATTGGGGAGGTAGCCCGTGTGGATCCCTCCAATGATCACCACGACCCGGCCACGGGCGGCGCTCGCGTCGGCCACCTGCGCGAACGACTCGTTGCGGCTCTTCATTCCCCGTCCGCTCAGCGCATAGGCCGATACCTGTTCGGAGGTGGGATTCTGCGTAATGAGCTTTCCGGTCTTCGTGTCTAGCCCGATGGTAAAAGGGAGGTCTCCGGCCTTCACCGCAATCCCCATCCGATGGGCAACGAGCCAACCGCGCGCCATCCGCAGGTTGGCTTGAAGCAGCGCAAGCTCATCGTCGTCTAGTTTAAAAGTTATTTGCGCCTGCCTTGGGTTCGCATCGATGGCTTCATTCCGCTTCGCAAGCCAAGCGACCTCTTGCGTTTTAATTTCGGGCTTCATCCCGACCGACTCAAACGTCCCCGCAAAGAGCGCAGCGGACATATTCGCATAGCTAGGATCGTTGAGGTAGCGGTCAAGCAGTGGCTGCTTGTCCTTAGGATACTCGACCACCACGGTGCGGACCCCATGTCCATAGGATAAAGCAAGGAAGTTTTGCTCGCGGTGGATCATCTCGGAATCGTGGTGAACTTCCCCCAATAGAATCACCCGGATTCCCGCCTGATTGAGCCAGTTCCAGGCTTGCTTGTCTTCCGCATCGGCGGGAGAGGGGGTTTTTGGCGGTGCAAACCAGGGAGCTTTGCGGACATTTGCTGCTGCATCGGCCTCTGCGGGCGTCGCATCCGCCGCTGGCGCGCTTGCGGACCCGGGTCCCGATCCGGCTGGGGAAGCGGCGTTGACGGAAGCTGTCGGCGGCGATGCGCCAGTGGCGCCGGGTGGAGGAAGCGGCGGACAGGCGGTGCAGGGCTCGGCCGCCGCTGGCGCCTCCCCTTGCTCTGCCGAACCATTGGGTCCGGGAAGGGCGACTTGGCTGAGGCTTGGAGGAGTTATCGCGCTGAGAAGGAGGAAAAGAAGGGAAAAAATGCCTGCGGTCCGGGCGAAGAGATGGGAAGGCTTCGGCGCGTTGGGTTCCGTTTGCACGAGGGTCCATCTTCTTTGTTAGGACATCGGGCTTGCGCGCGGACCCGGTCCCCGGAAAAACGCAGCTGGCCCAGTCGGCTTGCCCGAGAAGATTCGGCTCGGGTGAAGGAACTCGTCTGCGGGGAATCTCGGTTTTTTGGAGCTCGGCGGCGATCCGCTGCTCCGAAGCGGCGGGAGCTTCCCGCGCACCTGGCGCATCCGAAGTGCGCCTGGAAGGGGCATGCTGGCCGGTCATCGACGGCAGCGAGCAGGCTGGATTTGGGAGAAAAAGGATCGAAAATCATCGCTTTCGGTACGACGATTGCTTCTCGTGCAGGGGAACGAAAAGGGGAAGATGGAGCCGCGGGGAGCAGCGGGAGGAGAGTCACCCAACCAGCAGCAGCCGCCCGTCGAGCTCCATCGCACGCTCTCGGCGCTCGATCTGATGCTCCTTGGAGTGGGAGCGATCGTGGGCGCAGGGATCTTCGTCCTCACCGGTGTCGCTGCGGCGACCGCGGCGGGACCGGGCCTCTCTCTCTCCTTCGTGGTAGCGGGCCTCGCCTGTCTCTTTGCCGCTCTCTGCTACGCGGAGTTCGCTTCGGTGGTGCCCACTGCCGGGAGTGCCTACTCCTATGCTTCGCTGAGCATGGGGGAGTTCGCGGGCTGGCTGACGGGGTGGAACCTGATCCTGGCCTACCTGCTGACCGGCGGGGTCGTCGCCATTGGGTGGTCGGGCTATTTTCAGGAGCTCTTGTCGGGAGTCGGGCTCTCGCTGCCCGCCTCCTTGGGCAAGGCGCCGCATGAAGGGGGGGTGCTCAACCTTCCAGCGGCGCTGATCGCTCTGGGCCTGAGCGGCGTTCTCGCCTCAGGGGCGCGGGAGAGCGCACGCTTCAACCACTGGATCGTCGGGGTGAAGCTCCTCGTGATCGGGCTCTTCCTGCTCGTCGCCGTGCGTCATGTCAATCCGCAAAACTGGCATCCGCTGCTTCCCTTCGGCTGGAAGGGAGTGATGACCGGGGCCGCACTCATCTTCTTTGCCTACGTCGGCTTCGATGCCGTCTCTACGGCGGCGGAGGAGGCAAAGGAGCCGCAGCGCGACCTGCCGCTGGGGATCCTGGGATCGCTCGTCATCTGCACCCTGATCTACATCTTGGTGGGCGTGGTCTTGACCGGAATCGTCCCGTACCGGATTCTCGACGTCAAGGACCCGGTCGCTTTCGCCCTGGTCCAGGTCGGGGAGCGGGTGGCCGCGAACTTCGTGGCCGTCGGGGCGATCGCCGGAATTACCTCCGCGCTCCTGGTGAACATGTACGGGCAGTCCCGTGTCTTCTTCGCCATGTGCCGGGACGGCCTGCTGCCAGGCTCCTTGGGCAAGATTCATCCGGTCTCCCGGACCCCGGCGCGCATGATCCTGCTGATCGGGGCCCTCGTTGCGGGAATCGCGGGCTTCCTGCCGATCGAAGCGGTCGCGGAGCTGACCAACATGGGGGCGCTGGCCGCCTTTATCGTCGTCGCCCTGGGAGCGCTGGTTTTCCGAAAGAAGAGGCCCGGGCTGCGACGGCCGTTCCAGGTCCCGGCCATGCCGTGGAGCGCCTTGGCCGCGATCGGATTTTGCGGCTACCTGATGACCAACCTGAGCCGCAGAACCCTGGTCTGGTTCCTGGCCTGGATGGCATTGGGTGCCTTCGTCTATCTCGTCTTCCTGTGGGGTCGTCCGGGCCGACCAGCCCACGCGGCCCTGACGCGGGGAGACACCGATGGAGGGCAACCGGCACCCTACCCCGCGGGCATCTGGTTCCCAACGGGAGTGAGCCGAACGCAATCAGGGGTGAGGGGCGGCCTTTCGGGCGGCTAGCGCCTGAAGGGCGCTGGAAACGGCGGCGTCTGGATGCTCCCGGCAGGGGATCACGAGGTGTGCCTCCTTGGACAGTTCGTCGGGTGGCTCAAACTGCTGGTCGAGAGAGGCGAGGTTCTCCAGTCGAGCGTCGGAGACCATCCCCGGTTCCTTCTCCCGTGCCAAAAGCCGATCCTTCCGGTCGGCTTCTCCGGCTTGCGCCTCCAGGAAGAGGAGGTCGGCTCCCGCTTGCCGGCAGAGCTCCTGAAGCCGCCTCCGCTCCTCCCGACGGGAGAAGGTGGCATCGAGAAGAGCGCCTGAATCCGTCCGGAGAATCTCTTCGGCGCGCCGGAGCAGCTCCCGGTAGGTCTTCTCGGAGAACTCCGGGGAGTAGAGCCAGGACCGTACCTCTTCGCTTGGCCTTCCTTCGGCGGGGAGCCCGGCGAGCTCCTTGCGAAGCGGATCCGAGGAGAGAAGCTTCCAGCCAAGAGTGTCGGCGAGCCCGGCCGCCAGGCTTGTCTTGCCAGATCCGATCCGGCCCATCACTGCAAGGATGGCCGGTCGGGAGCCGACCGTGGCATAGCGGAGCCCGAGGGCAAAGTAGCGCCGGGCGCGCCGCCGGCAGGCCTCTTGCGCCTCCTGCGGAACCAGCGGATCGCGGGCGGTCATCGATTCGACCTTGCCGCGGACATAGGCCCGCTGGCAGCAGTAGAAGTCGGTCAGCTCGAGCATCTCTGGATCGTCGAGCCGCCGCGCCATCTCCTCGAGGAAGTAGCGGCCCAGGTCCAGGTGGCCCTGGAAGGCGAGGTCCATCGCCAGAAAGGCCGCGTCGCTCGCGACATCGACCGAGCGGAAGCGGTCGTTGAACTCGATCCGGTCGTAGATGCAGAGGGCTGCGGGCGAAATGTGGATGTGCTCGAGGTGGAGGTCGCCATGGCCGCTCTTGATCCATCCTTTGCGCACCCGCTCCTCGAAGAGCGCGGCGCGCTGCCGATAGAACTCATCGGTGAAGAAGCGGAGCGTCTCCCAGGTCGTCCGGTCGATCGTCCTGCCGATATCCCCCTCGGTCTGGGCAAAGTTCTCGTCGGAGGTGATTCGCAGCTTGTCGACCCGGCCCCAATCGAGAACCGATGGCTGCGGCCGCTGTCCTCGATAGAACGCGGCCAGCCGCTCGGCGACCCGGTCGAGCTCGCGGTGGCCGAACCGCCCCTGGAGGAGGAGGCGCTTGGCAAAGAACTCCTCGGAAAGCTGGGCCATCCGCACCGCATATTCGACAGGCTCTCCCTCCCCCGCGAAGCGGAGCGAGCCGTTCTTCCGGACGATCGGGATCACGTCCAGGTAGGCTTCGGGGCAGAGCTCCCGGTTCAAGGCGACTTCCTGCTCGCAGAAGTGCTTCCGCCGTTCGAGGGTCGAGTAGTCGAGAAAGCCAAAGTTGACCGGCTTCTTGACCTTGTAGACGTAGGGCGGGACGACGAAGACGTAGGACGCATGGGTCTGGAGAAAGGCGACCCGCTCGGGAGGGTGGGGATAGGAGCGTGGGTCGCGCAAAAAGCCGAGGAGCTCATCGGGGGAGAGGCAAGGGGGTCGAGGGGGTTCCTGGCTAGGCATGGATCGAGGCTTCCTGTTATGTTCGTCGGGAACTTCTACCGGAAGATCAGGCAAATGGCAAAACCAAGAGCGGGCGGCGGGGAGGGCTCGACCCTCTCGGATCGGGGGAAGAATGTCGCCCGCCTCCTCGGGGGCACCGCTTCGGCGGCTCTTTTGGCGGGCTCCGGGAGTCGTCTTTTTCGGATCGCCGTGGACACGGGCGGGACCTTCACCGATTTTGTCGCTCTTTGGGACGGGCGGCTCCTGTGCCGGAAGCTGCCCTCGACTCCGCACGCTCCCGAAGAGGCTCTCCTGGAGGGGATTCGCGGCCTCCTCAAGGAGCGGGATCCCGGCCGGATCGAGGTCGTGCACGGTACCACGGTCGGCACCAATGCAATCTTGGAGCGGAAGGGGGCGCTCACCGCCCTTTTGACGACCGAGGGCTTCGAGGATCTGCTCGAGATCGGACGGCAGAATCGGCCGCGGCTCTACGATCTGGGGCCGTCCAAGCCAGTCCCTCTGGTTCCGCCCGAGTGGCGTTGGGGCGTACCCGAGCGGGTGGGGGTGCGCGGCGAGGTCCTGCTGCCGCTCGATTCGTCGGCGGTGCGGGAGATCGAGAAGCGCCTCCGGGAAGCCGGAGTGGAGAGCGTCGCGGTCGTCTACCTCTTCTCCTTTGCTCATCCGCGGCACGAAGAGGAGACCGGGAGGCTGCTCCGGAATCTGGACCTGCCCATTTCTCTTTCCTGCCAGGTGCTGCCCGAGCATCGCGAATACGAGAGGACGTCGACGACCGTTCTCAACGCCTACATCGCGCCGGTGTTGCGCCGGTATCTGGGCCGCGCCGAAGAAGGTGTCGGGAGCCTGGCCGAGAGCGGAGGAAGCGATGGCCCAAGATCGGTCTCTCTCTGGGTGATGCGCTCAAACGGAGGAGCGATGTCCGCGAAGCGGGCGGGGGAGCAACCCGTGCAGACGGTACTCTCCGGACCGGCGGGAGGGGTGGTCGCCGCCGCCGCCTGGGGAAGGCTGGTGGGTTTCCC from Methylacidimicrobium sp. B4 includes these protein-coding regions:
- a CDS encoding amino acid permease, with translation MEPRGAAGGESPNQQQPPVELHRTLSALDLMLLGVGAIVGAGIFVLTGVAAATAAGPGLSLSFVVAGLACLFAALCYAEFASVVPTAGSAYSYASLSMGEFAGWLTGWNLILAYLLTGGVVAIGWSGYFQELLSGVGLSLPASLGKAPHEGGVLNLPAALIALGLSGVLASGARESARFNHWIVGVKLLVIGLFLLVAVRHVNPQNWHPLLPFGWKGVMTGAALIFFAYVGFDAVSTAAEEAKEPQRDLPLGILGSLVICTLIYILVGVVLTGIVPYRILDVKDPVAFALVQVGERVAANFVAVGAIAGITSALLVNMYGQSRVFFAMCRDGLLPGSLGKIHPVSRTPARMILLIGALVAGIAGFLPIEAVAELTNMGALAAFIVVALGALVFRKKRPGLRRPFQVPAMPWSALAAIGFCGYLMTNLSRRTLVWFLAWMALGAFVYLVFLWGRPGRPAHAALTRGDTDGGQPAPYPAGIWFPTGVSRTQSGVRGGLSGG
- a CDS encoding AAA family ATPase, which gives rise to MPSQEPPRPPCLSPDELLGFLRDPRSYPHPPERVAFLQTHASYVFVVPPYVYKVKKPVNFGFLDYSTLERRKHFCEQEVALNRELCPEAYLDVIPIVRKNGSLRFAGEGEPVEYAVRMAQLSEEFFAKRLLLQGRFGHRELDRVAERLAAFYRGQRPQPSVLDWGRVDKLRITSDENFAQTEGDIGRTIDRTTWETLRFFTDEFYRQRAALFEERVRKGWIKSGHGDLHLEHIHISPAALCIYDRIEFNDRFRSVDVASDAAFLAMDLAFQGHLDLGRYFLEEMARRLDDPEMLELTDFYCCQRAYVRGKVESMTARDPLVPQEAQEACRRRARRYFALGLRYATVGSRPAILAVMGRIGSGKTSLAAGLADTLGWKLLSSDPLRKELAGLPAEGRPSEEVRSWLYSPEFSEKTYRELLRRAEEILRTDSGALLDATFSRREERRRLQELCRQAGADLLFLEAQAGEADRKDRLLAREKEPGMVSDARLENLASLDQQFEPPDELSKEAHLVIPCREHPDAAVSSALQALAARKAAPHP